In Mytilus trossulus isolate FHL-02 chromosome 14, PNRI_Mtr1.1.1.hap1, whole genome shotgun sequence, a genomic segment contains:
- the LOC134696176 gene encoding uncharacterized protein LOC134696176, translating to MTSTAHLNNQQLKKRNKWMFKLHVLTNELLDWASRVYSMYSKGQAHKPEYLEQIFIQLNADMIGHLRKKLEAEGYSVWNAITYRHHQQFVDDLAFNNRKMKEDIAFREQDSDAKQTQINNLLTQLKEEQRQRVREVSQTKGELESQVEALKDDVARLKKEKDGLLNRYIIETNTTQRYSNKVEKLENEVEELGSNLEVVMNRYPPVSSRSREAVTREMLLETRIARLQKENDTLLNRLTEAETKNIRHGFPELEPYVDMKEEQGPLFPQRLNSLYVDDWTNAYEVVKNVYGERKSIVVLLEWLETCQKMGRDLFDEQREMLKCETVGFLRKYQKNERKDLALPVSKNGVVHIKDFQRKMAADTIPAFKEVCRLNTIKSIRFKGRNAALDYINKCAELCWMMNFEDPPVGMDFEFKEGGKINPNRFTTYFKKGKLIDYLVWPVLMSLSDNTLLTKGIVQSK from the exons atgacatCTACAGCACATTTAA ACAATCAGCAGCTTAAAAAGCGGAATAAATGGATGTTTAAATTGCATGTTTTGACGAATGAACTATTAGATTGGGCAAGTCGTGTATATTCCATGTACAGTAAAGGACAGGCTCACAAACCTGAGTACCTAGAACAGATCTTTATACAGTTGAATGCTGATATGATTGGTCATTTGCGGAAGAAATTG GAAGCCGAGGGTTATTCTGTTTGGAATGCAATAACATATCGCCATCACCAACAGTTTGTAGATGATTTAGCCTTTAACAacagaaaaatgaaagaagacatAGCGTTCAGAGAGCAAGATAGTGATGCTAAACAG ACACAGATTAACAATCTACTTACTCAGCTGAAAGAGGAACAAAGACAAAG AGTTAGGGAAGTATCTCAAACTAAGGGTGAACTCGAATCACAGGTAGAGGCTCTAAAGGATGATGTTGCTcgtttgaaaaaggaaaaagatgGTCTCCTCAATAG ATATATAATTGAAACTAACACAACTCAAAGATACAGTAACAAAGTAGAAAAGCTTGAAAATGAAGTTGAGGAATTGGGTTCTAATTTAGAAGTAGTAATGAATAG ATATCCGCCAGTATCAAGTAGAAGTCGAGAAGCTGTTACCAGAGAAATGTTGTTGGAAACCCGTATAGCAAGGCTTCAGAAAGAAAATGATACCTTGCTTAACAG ATTAACTGAGGCGGAGACGAAAAATATTAGACATGGTTTCCCAGAACTTGAACCCTATGTCGACATGAAGGAAGAGCAGGGTCCATTGTTCCCTCAACGATTGAACTCCTTATATGTTGATGATTGGACTAACGCATATGAAGTTGTGAAAAATGTTTATGGTGAAAGAAAAagtattgttgttttgttggaATGGTTAGAG ACTTGCCAGAAAATGGGTCGTGATCTCTTTGATGAACAGAGAGAAATGCTTAAATGTGAAACTGTAGGTTTCCTgagaaaataccaaaaa aATGAGAGAAAAGATCTTGCATTACCTGTATCTAAAAACGGTGTTGTCCACATTAAAGATTTCCAAAGAAAGATGGCAGCTGATACCATTCCCGCTTTTAAAGAG gTCTGTAGACTGAACACTATTAAAAGTATAAGATTCAAAGGTAGAAACGCTGCCCTGGATTACATCAACAAGTGTGCTGAACTGTGCTGGATGATGAACTTTGAAGACCCTCCAGTTGGCATGGATTTTGAATTCAAAGAAGGCGGGAAAATTAACCCAAACCGATTCACCACTTATTTTAAGAAAGGAAAATTGATTGACTATTTGGTGTGGCCTGTGCTGATGTCTTTGTCTGACAATACACTTTTAACAAAAGGCATTGTTCAAAGTAAATAG
- the LOC134697049 gene encoding uncharacterized protein LOC134697049, producing MNSYVKVEWRLRLQKMSDCLQSWYKQSDTAVREWSHLTEVGLQQVYHKIIYNMIKEVETAGYRKAKLQEVIIERPIIEPPHARCKVSEKKLRRNLEVEMAHSVKLLENLEDEITKRRLMEDEIYQLKHEVRELKSPVDSVQSSPRSFRSIQLQLSPRSTENETPRQTRNSSFTNLNNLSERQDCRVFRSMMSPFSDSQMIQISPRRRKEEVRKQLHIALSPEVKDTMFDPKPTTLAKDFKALFDNEWTKLYADMRRFYSEQYVVDLLLSWLKDCYLTCIAISEEQRESIREDAMKCFGRYTNASLSLSLPNSCTNNIKEFQGRIASEAIPFIMKVCARRLLSGEKNAEYPLVYIKKCAELCWLMCTQSPPMVLNMDVSNGELINRKLFTSLVPRGEMVDYLAWPAVMRYARGNMLQRGVVKTV from the exons ATGAACAGTTACGTGAAAGTAGAATGGCGTTTAAGACTGCAGAAAATGAGCGATTGTTTGCAATCTTGGTATAAACAATCAGACACTGCTGTTCGAGAATGGTCACATTTGACAGAAGTTGGATTGCAGCAAGTCTACCATAAAATTATCTATAATATGATAAAGGAAGTT GAGACTGCTGGATATAGAAAAGCAAAGCTTCAGGAAGTTATAATAGAAAGACCGATTATAGAACCCCCACACGCTAGATGTAAAGTGTCAGAGAAAAAGCTGAGGAGAAATTTAGAGGTAGAAATGGCACATTCTGTCAAACTTCTG GAAAATCTAGAAGATGAAATCACCAAGCGACGTCTGATGGAAGATGAAATCTATCAGCTTAAGCACGAAGTGAGAGAATTGAAATCCCCAGTAGATTCAGTACA AAGTTCACCTCGTAGTTTCCGATCCATACAATTACAGCTTTCTCCAAGAAGTACAGAAAATGAAACACCAAGACAAACCCGCAACAGTAGTTTTACCAATTTAAACAATCTGTCCGAACGACAAGACTGTCGAGTCTTCCGTTCAATGATGTCCCCATTCAGTGACAGTCAAATGATTCAAATTTCTCCAAGAAG AAGAAAAGAAGAAGTTAGAAAGCAACTTCATATCGCTTTGTCACCGGAAGTGAAGGACACCATGTTTGATCCTAAGCCGACTACATTAGCAAAGGATTTTAAAGCACTGTTTGATAATGAATGGACAAAGCTATACGCGGACATGAGAAGGTTCTACTCTGAACAATATGTTGTTGATTTGCTATTATCATGGCTGAAG GATTGTTATTTGACATGTATTGCAATATCAGAAGAACAAAGAGAGAGCATACGAGAAGATGCCATGAAATGTTTTGGAAGATACACCAAT GCATCTCTTTCGTTATCGTTACCGAATTCTTGTACCAATAACATCAAGGAATTCCAAGGTAGAATAGCATCAGAGGCAATACCGTTCATCATGAAG GTTTGTGCCAGAAGATTGTTGAGTGGTGAAAAAAATGCTGAGTATCCATTAGTTTATATTAAAAAGTGCGCTGAACTCTGTTGGTTAATGTGTACACAAAGTCCGCCGATGGTTCTGAATATGGACGTATCTAACGGTGAGcttataaacaggaaattgttTACATCTTTAGTGCCCAGAGGTGAGATGGTGGATTATCTTGCATGGCCAGCTGTTATGCGGTATGCAAGAGGAAATATGCTCCAACGTGGAGTAGTGAAAACTGTGTAg